The proteins below come from a single Candidatus Omnitrophota bacterium genomic window:
- a CDS encoding radical SAM protein encodes MGERKVSKGADVLFVYTNINGFHSDVYSFGIGYLSSVLKNSGFQPKLIIVRSKKDYKKVLKAVLEERPKVIGFSAVSSQFVFICELAKMIKRIHKGIIVCGGVHPTIFPESLFSSFLFDGFFIGESESSFVDFVSNVRAGARYQDTDNFCYVDTNRLVKNKLRPRVKNLEDLPFPDRDIYDYQSIINENNSMATIMTSRGCPFHCTYCSNYAIARVYGEENNIIRYNSVEKSLEEIDVLKTKYTFDKLYFIDDLFILNRNWLDDFLPNYKKRFKLSFMCHIRPDVCTKDILFRLKDAGCYRIFLAVESANDYIRNVVFKRDITKAQLENVFTWAKEAGLETQSVNIIGVPNETEETILETINFNRKMNPTVTGVNIFSPYEGTELGDYCREKGLLRKNNPCKFFDRRQSRLTLPTIKNAKLMKLYKRFQYLVYKDIDLLRARRVLWISNYERLERNIFLGPFFRRFRKIAKLGGNIMLPKRS; translated from the coding sequence ATGGGAGAGAGGAAAGTGTCTAAGGGGGCGGATGTTTTATTTGTTTACACCAATATAAATGGGTTTCACTCTGATGTTTATAGTTTTGGAATAGGATATTTATCCAGCGTTCTTAAGAATAGCGGTTTTCAGCCAAAACTGATTATTGTTCGGTCTAAAAAGGATTATAAAAAGGTATTAAAAGCTGTTTTAGAGGAGAGGCCTAAAGTTATCGGTTTTTCGGCAGTTTCTTCGCAGTTTGTATTTATTTGCGAATTGGCAAAAATGATAAAGCGGATTCATAAAGGTATTATTGTATGCGGCGGTGTACATCCGACCATATTCCCTGAATCTCTTTTTTCTTCTTTCTTATTTGACGGGTTTTTTATAGGAGAGAGCGAGTCTTCATTCGTAGATTTCGTTTCGAATGTCCGGGCAGGTGCCCGCTATCAGGATACGGATAATTTTTGCTATGTAGATACAAATAGATTAGTAAAGAACAAATTAAGGCCCAGGGTTAAAAATCTCGAGGATTTGCCTTTTCCGGACAGGGATATTTATGATTACCAGTCCATTATAAACGAAAATAACAGCATGGCGACAATAATGACCAGCCGCGGATGCCCTTTTCATTGTACCTATTGTTCTAATTATGCGATTGCGCGCGTTTACGGAGAAGAAAATAATATTATAAGATATAATAGCGTAGAAAAGAGCCTTGAAGAGATAGATGTGCTAAAAACCAAATATACATTCGACAAACTATATTTTATCGATGACCTTTTTATCTTAAATAGAAATTGGCTAGATGATTTCTTACCTAATTACAAGAAAAGATTTAAACTTTCCTTTATGTGTCACATCAGGCCGGATGTCTGCACTAAAGATATTCTTTTTAGGCTTAAAGATGCCGGATGCTATAGGATTTTCTTAGCCGTAGAATCCGCTAACGATTATATCAGGAATGTTGTTTTTAAAAGGGATATTACAAAGGCACAATTGGAGAATGTATTTACGTGGGCAAAAGAGGCGGGTCTTGAGACGCAGTCAGTAAATATTATCGGGGTTCCTAACGAAACAGAGGAAACTATTTTAGAGACAATAAATTTTAATAGAAAAATGAATCCTACGGTAACTGGAGTAAATATATTTAGCCCTTACGAAGGTACGGAGCTGGGGGATTACTGCCGAGAGAAAGGTTTATTAAGGAAGAATAACCCATGTAAATTTTTTGATAGGCGACAGTCAAGGCTTACTTTACCCACTATTAAGAATGCCAAACTTATGAAATTATACAAAAGATTTCAATATCTGGTCTATAAAGACATCGACCTATTAAGAGCAAGGCGGGTTCTTTGGATAAGTAACTATGAGAGGTTGGAGCGTAATATATTTTTAGGGCCGTTCTTCAGGAGATTTAGAAAGATAGCTAAATTGGGCGGTAATATAATGCTGCCTAAACGTAGTTAA